From a single Candidatus Palauibacter australiensis genomic region:
- a CDS encoding branched-chain amino acid aminotransferase: protein MATITTRFPLRHVERSRLESVDFDNLPFGSIWSDHMFVADNIDGEWTDAEIRPYGPMPIYPSSKGLQYAVSMFEGFKAHMTPEGDLAVFRPDMNQKRFNRTAARFVMPELPRDLFFDAMRELLDVDRGWLPRADQGALYIRPSYFSTDPTLSVVSGRSFRYVLMTAPVGLYFTGSETVSLVATRKFVRAFKGGTGGHKPAANYGPTMLASQQAQAQGYDNVIWLDGHEGRYVEECGVMNMWFVIDGTAITPPLEGTILPGVTRDSLIRLCADFGIPCEERRISVDELLEAHAAGTLDEAFGSGTAATVQPIDRLGLDGTDILLPQRPDSLAARLKAELHGIQTGRIEDRHGWLWRP, encoded by the coding sequence ATGGCGACGATCACCACGAGATTCCCCCTCAGACACGTCGAGCGCTCACGGCTCGAATCCGTCGACTTCGACAACCTTCCGTTCGGGTCGATCTGGTCGGACCACATGTTCGTGGCCGACAACATCGACGGCGAATGGACGGACGCGGAGATCCGGCCCTACGGCCCGATGCCGATCTACCCGAGCTCGAAGGGACTTCAGTACGCCGTCTCGATGTTCGAGGGATTCAAGGCGCACATGACCCCGGAGGGTGACCTCGCGGTTTTTCGGCCGGACATGAACCAGAAGCGGTTCAACCGCACGGCGGCCCGGTTCGTGATGCCGGAACTCCCGAGGGACCTGTTCTTCGACGCGATGCGGGAACTGCTCGACGTGGACCGCGGCTGGCTGCCCCGGGCCGACCAGGGCGCGCTCTACATCCGCCCCAGCTACTTCAGCACGGATCCGACGCTCAGCGTCGTGTCGGGCCGCTCGTTCCGGTACGTCCTGATGACGGCGCCCGTCGGGCTCTACTTCACCGGATCTGAAACGGTCAGCCTCGTGGCCACGCGCAAGTTCGTGCGGGCGTTCAAGGGCGGCACCGGCGGCCACAAGCCCGCGGCCAACTACGGACCGACGATGCTCGCCTCCCAGCAGGCGCAGGCGCAGGGATACGACAACGTGATTTGGCTCGACGGCCACGAGGGCCGGTACGTCGAGGAGTGCGGGGTCATGAACATGTGGTTCGTCATCGACGGGACCGCGATCACGCCTCCGCTCGAGGGGACGATCCTCCCGGGCGTCACGCGCGACTCCCTGATCCGGCTGTGCGCGGACTTCGGCATCCCGTGCGAGGAGCGCCGCATCTCCGTGGACGAACTCCTGGAGGCGCACGCCGCCGGCACGCTGGACGAAGCGTTCGGCTCGGGCACGGCCGCCACGGTCCAGCCGATCGACCGCCTCGGCCTCGACGGGACGGACATTCTGCTTCCGCAGCGCCCCGACTCCCTCGCGGCGCGGCTCAAGGCGGAACTCCACGGCATACAGACCGGGCGGATCGAAGATCGCCACGGTTGGCTGTGGCGACCCTAG
- a CDS encoding amidohydrolase family protein gives MFRAPRRALSVAATLASLAVLLPSGSLLGQATAIVGATLVDGNGGPPLTDATVVVEGDRIAAVGPRAEIEVPDGARVIDGAGKFVTPGFVDTNVHISLYGGGNKDRKESSVFYRLMGPELTLEAAQMHLKFGVTHLRDSYGALPELQQVQDAIASGKAIGPRLQVAGNIVGWGGPYSITFALIPEDDLSLYEEQFSDHIAQDAGEDLMDLYPEELRVRIREYLDKGVDFLKYGGTSHWAFPTLIGFSPEAQRVIVEETHARGLLAETHSTSPEGLRLSVEAGIDLIQHPEVLASREISDALVQQIVDRGIVCSMIVNTITGPAWENHLANRAVAEERLAREAEGAQAREWGRLRRPVEREKTSYQIRREQRALGYGTEMRRLNARKLIDGGCITTLGTDNYAGVAPEYGRAPKPIWQEPGIGTILAIEGLVELGMTPGEAIVAATRNGAIAAGALDEFGTIEAGKLADLLVLDADPLADIANIRQQSVVMAAGRIIDVDALPTEPVYFKR, from the coding sequence ATGTTCCGCGCCCCCCGTCGCGCTCTCTCCGTCGCCGCAACGCTCGCCTCCCTCGCCGTCCTCCTCCCGAGCGGGTCGCTGCTGGGCCAGGCGACCGCGATCGTCGGCGCGACCCTCGTCGATGGGAACGGCGGCCCGCCTCTCACCGATGCGACCGTTGTCGTGGAAGGGGATCGTATCGCCGCCGTCGGTCCGCGTGCGGAGATCGAAGTGCCGGATGGCGCGCGCGTCATCGACGGCGCCGGCAAGTTCGTCACGCCCGGCTTCGTGGACACGAACGTACACATCTCTCTGTATGGCGGAGGCAACAAGGATCGGAAGGAGAGTTCCGTCTTCTACCGGTTGATGGGACCCGAACTCACGCTCGAGGCCGCGCAGATGCACCTCAAGTTCGGCGTTACCCACCTTCGGGACAGCTACGGCGCGCTCCCCGAACTCCAGCAGGTGCAGGACGCCATCGCCTCGGGCAAGGCCATCGGGCCGCGGCTCCAGGTCGCCGGCAACATCGTCGGCTGGGGCGGGCCCTATTCGATCACCTTCGCCCTCATCCCGGAGGACGACCTCTCGCTCTACGAGGAACAGTTCTCCGACCACATCGCCCAGGACGCGGGCGAAGATTTGATGGATCTGTATCCCGAGGAACTGCGCGTGAGGATCCGCGAGTACCTCGACAAGGGGGTGGATTTCCTCAAGTACGGGGGGACGAGCCACTGGGCGTTTCCCACTCTGATCGGGTTCTCGCCGGAGGCCCAGCGGGTGATCGTCGAGGAGACGCACGCCCGGGGCCTGCTCGCGGAAACCCACTCCACGAGCCCGGAGGGGCTGAGGCTCTCGGTTGAAGCGGGGATCGACCTCATCCAGCACCCCGAGGTGCTCGCGAGCCGCGAGATATCGGACGCGCTCGTCCAGCAGATCGTCGACCGCGGCATCGTGTGCTCGATGATCGTGAACACGATCACCGGTCCCGCCTGGGAGAACCACTTGGCGAACCGGGCGGTTGCCGAGGAACGCCTGGCCCGCGAGGCGGAGGGGGCCCAGGCGCGCGAGTGGGGGCGGTTGCGGCGTCCCGTGGAGCGGGAGAAGACGAGCTACCAGATTCGCCGCGAGCAGCGGGCGCTGGGATACGGGACGGAGATGCGCCGCCTGAACGCGCGGAAGCTGATCGACGGCGGGTGCATCACCACCCTCGGCACGGACAACTATGCGGGCGTGGCGCCGGAGTACGGACGCGCGCCCAAGCCCATCTGGCAGGAGCCCGGCATCGGGACGATCCTCGCCATCGAGGGTCTCGTCGAACTGGGGATGACGCCGGGCGAAGCGATCGTCGCCGCCACGCGCAACGGCGCCATCGCGGCGGGCGCGCTCGACGAGTTCGGCACGATCGAAGCCGGCAAGCTCGCCGACCTCCTCGTGCTCGACGCCGACCCGCTCGCCGATATCGCGAACATCCGGCAACAGTCGGTCGTCATGGCCGCCGGCAGGATCATCGATGTCGACGCGCTGCCGACCGAACCCGTCTACTTCAAGCGTTGA